One genomic window of Magnolia sinica isolate HGM2019 chromosome 3, MsV1, whole genome shotgun sequence includes the following:
- the LOC131240098 gene encoding protein TIME FOR COFFEE-like isoform X1 has translation MERNRESRRGTAAVSGSFSSSRRRSRGNVFRESHGVSEVEDGGNDPVVRDRSNGNDRSRRRRRLSSSNESFRVDQDDVADGSSDESLDEEHEEEDEMVPRTGGSLRQASRGKSQWKGSDEVIGVSVPRKARSASAKRLQDSFPAVRQSSSSSPARTSAASVSPPPSNASMRAGKRMKPVTMKTKPMKTSKVSISESEVEVEVAQVLYGLTRLQSHPSPAKPEIFQTSSPKLDLKHNSSNEASVSVVSKASSPVSSPVSPPSSQPLVLPQHSSPVAAPTLMAPKRKKPKPVSLEDSSDPTTLMACSSKSSGSTNAGNPISLVAASPVMKMAADKDPQGTKVEVLSAEGDKHAAVSNSDSSKPETSLPVSSTCQTSMPRDPLHPEEKPSSLNPAEAKTVVSPEERVPVSVVPTTAEERILDADCKLSIDQNQQITQKEMSSFSQDLPVPDVKLEAPKMCVSPHKIRCSSVSAATEGVKGPRIEIDLMAPPENFCPDDCMTNAVDRSAPLASDYGHRQVIDGTVDKSKGITNIAEKMEVEKASVKQDHSILSEVKIQVKEAVEEVNLEKQSVNERKTESHHDGHNLDRAGNKQQHFQKLTKSTARQAERTAPPIGIIPTAATPTPMMIPGWHGGLPPFGYLGSSPANPSGVPSVRGAIHMEGNAAIPNAPVVMLPHPRPNRCATHLFIARLIHYQQQLARLNPFWHAAAAAGSAALYGAKPYNMSILPQSDVLLFGGSSIRNPNTLPNSSLGCGSAGSLNGHNLKEKAPNSFADVPRKQPLLPQSAQQGPAFIFPISQSKAGETKPGGLAESAGLLSASGAAAAAVAAAAASANTKFGNIATPTSDPQYLTMLHSNYPFPVPPPYRAHINQQPLQPAAAPFFAGSFYPSQLLQLQSHSLPQTQNPTCSTGSLTSHKQHLRPPHGFPASKPPESHGTELEPPKNSEDGTDGQASLVQKKKLQAQNFPSNYPNLNTNLPQNFPIMAAALGGKLPQQPGDPGFQTIMKGVEVARPVPPGQAMLQALPDVGHNHYQLGNLSKAPAKVPVARDNDKSTESSHPPSMGTAVQQQVMARAKPAVSAASTVMASGGMAYADRMPVVYSSANFPGGPMGLSNMQNPLQWKMQSSQRVAQAGPLGNAILQSPAAVLATSNAGSPAGKVAKLPSTPLNSSQKVMTTGPSVSAQSAQAQSLGKNQQLFFNSEPVHQSGGTALPQKRHAEPNSVAQAVFSGNMNARRAANQHAQPVLTGSGAGSYVVGGGKGAAVLGPLVGGPIAAMAGASYGKSATNLPAKSTEQKPATA, from the exons ATGGAGAGAAATAGGGAGAGTAGAAGAGGAACGGCTGCTGTTTCCGGAAGCTTCTCGTCTTCTCGGCGCAGATCTCGAGGCAACGTGTTTAGGGAGTCTCACG GTGTTTCTGAGGTTGAAGATGGAGGGAACGATCCCGTGGTTAGAGATCGATCCAACGGTAACGATCGATCTAGAAGGAGACGGAGGCTGAGCAGCTCAAACGAGAGCTTCCGTGTTGATCAGGATGACGTTGCAGACGGAAGCTCCGACGAGAGCTTGGATGAAGAGcatgaggaagaagatgagatggTTCCACGCACCGGAGGTTCGTTGCGGCAGGCTAGCAGAGGCAAATCGCAGTGGAAG GGATCGGATGAGGTTATTGGGGTTTCAGTTCCTCGCAAGGCTCGCTCTG CTTCGGCTAAAAGGTTGCAGGATTCATTTCCGGCTGTTCggcagtcttcttcttcttcgcctGCCCGGACTAGTGCCGCATCTGTTTCCCCACCCCCGTCCAATGCTTCAATGAGAGCAGGCAAAAGAATG AAACCTGTAACGATGAAAACAAAGCCCATGAAGACATCAAAA GTCTCAATTTCAGAAAGTGAAGTTGAAGTTGAAGTTGCTCAGGTCTTGTATGGACTCACCAGGCTGCAGTCTCATCCCTCTCCTGCCAAGCCAGAGATCTTTCAAACTTCTTCCCCAAAACTTGATCTGAAGCACAACTCATCAAATGAAGCTTCAGTCTCAGTTGTGTCCAAAGCTTCATCTCCAGTGTCAAGTCCTGTTTCACCCCCATCTTCGCAACCCTTAGTGTTGCCACAACATTCAAGCCCTGTTGCTGCACCAACTCTGATGG CTCCAAAAAGGAAAAAGCCAAAGCCTGTATCGTTAGAAGACAGCAGCGACCCCACTACCTTGATGGCATGTTCTTCCAAGTCCTCTGGAAGCACCAATGCAGGGAACCCTATCAGTTTGGTTGCCGCTTCTCCTGTAATGAAGATGGCAGCAGACAAGGATCCCCAAGGTACAAAAGTGGAGGTTTTATCTGCAGAAGGTGACAAACATGCAGCAGTCAGTAATTCTGATTCTTCCAAACCGGAAACTTCTTTGCCAGTTTCTTCAACCTGTCAGACTTCTATGCCAAGAGATCCTCTCCATCCAGAAGAGAAACCAAGCTCCTTGAATCCTGCTGAGGCAAAAACCGTCGTGTCTCCAGAAGAGAGGGTACCTGTAAGTGTTGTCCCGACAACAGCAGAAGAAAGAATTTTAGATGCCGACTGCAAATTATCCATtgatcaaaatcaacaaatcacCCAAAAGGAGATGAGCTCTTTCAGCCAAGATTTGCCTGTTCCAGATGTTAAGCTTGAGGCACCAAAGATGTGTGTTTCTCCTCATAAAAT TAGATGTTCTTCAGTTTCTGCTGCTACTGAGGGAGTGAAAGGGCCTAGAATTGAAATCGATCTGATG GCACCTCCTGAAAATTTCTGTCCTGATGACTGCATGACCAATGCTGTTGATAGAAGTGCCCCTCTTGCATCAGATTACGGGCAT CGCCAAGTCATTGATGGAACTGTTGATAAGAGCAAAGGAATCACCAATATAGCTGAAAAGATGGAGGTAGAGAAAGCATCAGTGAAGCAGGATCACAGCATTCTGTCCGAGGTGAAAATCCAAGTAAAGGAAGCTGTGGAGGAGGTGAACTTGGAGAAACAGTCAGTCAACGAGAGGAAAACTGAATCACATCATGATGGACACAATTTGGATAGGGCTGGTAACAAGCAACAGCACTTTCAGAAACTTACCAAAAGTACAGCAAGACAGGCAGAGAGAACTG CACCACCCATAGGGATCATACCTACTGCTGCAACCCCGACTCCCATGATGATTCCTGGTTGGCATGGAGGTCTTCCTCCATTTGG GTATCTGGGTTCAAGCCCAGCTAATCCTTCTGGAGTGCCATCTGTTCGAGGAGCTATACATATGGAAGGGAATGCTGCCATCCCAAAT GCCCCTGTTGTCATGTTACCACATCCGCGGCCAAATCGTTGTGCAACTCATCTTTTCATTGCTCGTCTTATCCATTACCAGCAACAACTAGCAAGACTCAACCCTTTCTggcatgctgctgctgctgctggctcAGCAGCTCTTTATGGAGCCAAGCCCTATAACATGAGTATCTTGCCCCAGTCAGATGTATTACTGTTTGGTGGCTCTTCTATCAGGAATCCAAACACCCTACCCAACAGTAGTCTTGGATGTGGTTCAGCAGGCAGTCTAAATGGCCACAACCTGAAGGAAAAGGCTCCCAACTCTTTTGCAGATGTGCCAAGAAAGCAGCCATTACTTCCTCAATCAGCACAGCAG GGGCCGGCCTTCATTTTTCCCATCTCCCAGTCTAAAGCAGGGGAAACAAAACCGGGCGGCTTAGCAGAAAGTGCAGGTTTATTGTCCGCCTCTGGAGCAGCAGCTGCAGCTGTGGCTGCTGCTGCCGCTTCTGCAAATACCAAGTTTGGCAACATAGCAACACCAACCTCCGATCCTCAGTACCTCACCATGCTTCACAGTAACTATCCTTTTCCTGTCCCACCACCCTACAGGGCCCATATAAACCAGCAACCGCTGCAGCCAGCAGCAGCTCCTTTCTTTGCTGGCTCTTTCTACCCTTCTCAGCTATTGCAGCTCCAGTCACACTCCCTGCCACAAACTCAAAATCCCACCTGTTCAACTGGGTCATTGACCTCTCATAAGCAGCACCTCCGACCACCGCATGGGTTTCCAGCATCAAAGCCTCCAGAGTCTCATGGCACTGAGCTCGAACCTCCCAAGAACAGTGAGGATGGTACTGATGGTCAAGCCTCGCTTGTTCAGAAGAAGAAGCTCCAGGCCCAGAACTTCCCCAGCAACTACCCAAACTTAAACACAAACTTGCCTCAGAATTTTCCGATCATGGCAGCGGCTCTGGGTGGAAAGCTGCCACAACAGCCTGGTGACCCAGGTTTCCAGACGATCATGAAAGGTGTAGAGGTAGCCAGGCCAGTCCCACCAGGACAAGCAATGCTGCAAGCCTTGCCAGATGTTGGGCATAACCATTATCAGCTTGGTAATCTGTCAAAAGCTCCAGCAAAGGTTCCTGTTGCCAGGGACAATGATAAGTCGACTGAGTCTAGCCACCCCCCATCGATGGGAACTGCTGTGCAGCAGCAGGTCATGGCTCGAGCCAAACCAGCTGTTTCTGCTGCCTCAACGGTTATGGCATCAGGGGGGATGGCTTATGCTGACCGGATGCCTGTGGTCTATTCCAGTGCCAATTTTCCAGGAGGGCCGATGGGCTTGTCAAACATGCAGAACCCCCTGCAGTGGAAGATGCAATCTTCTCAGAGAGTGGCTCAAGCAGGCCCTCTTGGAAATGCCATTCTTCAATCACCTGCAGCAGTACTTGCAACCTCCAATGCTGGAAGTCCAGCAGGGAAGGTGGCGAAACTCCCATCCACACCGCTGAATTCAAGCCAGAAAGTGATGACTACTGGGCCGTCTGTTTCAGCTCAGTCAGCTCAGGCTCAGAGCCTGGGTAAGAACCAGCAGCTCTTCTTCAATTCGGAGCCTGTGCACCAGAGTGGTGGCACTGCTTTGCCCCAGAAGCGGCATGCAGAGCCAAATTCCGTAGCACAGGCAGTGTTTTCTGGCAACATGAATGCGAGAAGGGCTGCCAATCAGCATGCACAGCCAGTGCTGACAGGGTCTGGTGCTGGCAGTTATGTTGTGGGTGGTGGGAAGGGTGCTGCTGTCCTTGGTCCTTTGGTTGGTGGCCCTATAGCCGCAATGGCTGGGGCATCCTATGGAAAATCAGCTACAAACTTGCCTGCGAAATCAACTGAACAAAAACCAGCGACAG CTTGA